In bacterium, the DNA window CAGCAACTGGATTCGCTCGTGCGCCTGACTTGGCTGCCGGTGGAACGTGATATTGACGGCGCACCGTTGACGCCCTATGCCTACGACGTCTTCCGTGCCGCTCCCGCGGATTCCCTTTGGTATTGGCATGCCGAAGTCCCCGGCACTGAGACGACGTGGACAATACCGGTTTCAATTGGTGATTGCTTCGATTTCGTAATTGTCGCACGGCGCGGAACAAACCTTCCCGCCAGCTCGCTGTCCCGCCGTCAGCTTGATCGCGGCATGGAATAGTTATCAAGTACGTTCATAATGCAGAAGAGCCTCTGATTTACAGAGGCTCTTCTGTTTGCAGCATGATTCGAACTTATCTTCCGTTCAACCCGATAGGCCGGGATGGTGCGGACATCAACGTGCCGTCTGTCGCAACGACAACAAAATATCTTTGGTCATACACAGATACCGGAATGGACACGCTGTTGCTTGCGGTCGTCGCTTCAATCGTCGCATACGGCCCGTCAAACGTCTCTGAACTCAACAGCCGGAACATCGGTGCGGTTCCTTCCCAGGCAAAGTCCAGCTCATTGTTGTCCGCGTCATAAACGATTGTCAATGACGTCGGTGCCGACACGACTGAATTCGAATAGCCGACTCCGGTAACATCGTCGACATACCATCCTTCCTGATTCGCACCGGCATCTGAACCGAAACGGAATCGCAGCTGTACGTCCTGTCCTTCATAAGCGGACAGGTCTAGCGTGTACTGAGTCCACGTCGCAATGGAACCGGCCAAACAACCAACACCGGGCACCGGCCCGCTGTAGGGATTACCTCCGCCGGCGCTGTAGCGAAATGCCTTGTTATAGGAGGGCGTGGGCGTTACATGTGTCCACGCGCCGCCGTCCACCGAAATCTCCACCATGCCGCCGTCGTAAGCGGAATCAGGATATGCCGTGGAGGTCTCGGAAGTAATCTGCGTCACAAAGCTAAGCTGCGCGTAGGCGGGCAGATTCGTCATCACGGGAGACGTCAGACGGGAATCGCAAAGATTTGCGTAATTACCCGTGCCGGTGTCACCGCACTTGTACGAATTCGCGCCCGTATTCGCGCGCTCCGTTGAAATATGCCAGTTGTCCACCCAGCTCGCGGGTGCATCATGCGTCCAGCCCGGTGCGCCGGCTTCGAAACTTTCAGATATAAAGTTCACCGGAGTCAGCGCTGTCAACTGAGCGTTAACGATGACTGTATCCCCGACCGTCACATTGATATCAAACACAGTATCCGGCGCAAATCCGATTTTGAAGAATTCGACATCATACGTACCGCTTGCGAGCGCAAGGTAATACTGACCGTTGGCGTCCGTCATGGCGAAATTCGGACCGGACAGAATCTTCGCGCGCACTCCCGATAACGGATTCGCGCCGTCGGTGACCACACCACCGATTCGGCCAAGGTTCGACACCGCAAGAACCGCCTCATAGGCTTGAATCACACCGTAACCATACGTGTTGTCTTGTCCTGCCGGGCCTTGATCAAGCGCCGTTTGCATGATGGCTTCCTTGATCGTGATGTGATCGCAGTTCGGGCAGGCTTCGCGCATCAACGCGACCACACCCGCAACGTGCGGACCTGCCATCGACGTGCCGGAATAACTTCCGTCATAACCGCCTCCTGGAACGGACGAATACACGTTCACACCAGGTGCGGAAATCTCGGGCTTGAAGTTATCAGGAACCGCCGGAACACACGGTGTTGGCCCTAAGCTTGAGAAGCTCGCAATCGGATAGGGCGGCAAACCGTCCTGTGCATCAACCGCTCCAACTGAAAAGATTTGATATGCATTGATGGAGTGAATCGCCGGTGTGCGGTGACCGGACGAACCTTCGTTTCCGGCCGACCACGAAATGACCGGACCGACTGCTTCACAATTCAAGATAAAGGTATTCCAACGAGTGTCACACTGCGTATAGCCCGAGAAATTCTGATTCACGCCCCACGAATTCTGTATTGCATCAGGAACATCGTCCAGCGAGCCCGGATCACCGTCGGGATCTGCAAACCACTGATAGTCCGCGATGATATCATTGTCAAAATTCGTTCCCGTGCCTTGATTGATCGAATTGGTCGCAATCCACAGCGCGTTCGGCGCGCCGCCGACGGTATTCGTGTCATTGCCGGAAATCGCGCGGCCGGTGATTGTGCCCATCACGTGCGTGCCGTGTCCATTTCCGTCGGAAGGAAAGTTCGGAGCCGAACCCAGAGCGTCTCGCCAGCACTCCGCTGCGGGAGCGGTCAAGCCGCGCCAGCGTGACGCCAGCGCCGGGTGATTGCCGTCTACACCCGTATCGCAGTTGGCGACCAGCACACCCTGACCCGTAATACCAAGTTCGCGGTTGACTCGCGTCGTGCCGATGGCATCCTGATCCGGCGTCGTCGTCTCATTGTCGAGCGGATTACGCCGCGGCGGTCGGACCGAACCGTTCTCCGAACGAATCGGCTCGAAGAGTTCAGGCTTGAAGTTCAGAGTCACATATTCAATGTCGCCCCGTTCGCGCAGCGACTCGATATAACTCTTCTGTGCGTAAACAACCACCAGATTGTCAATCCAGTAGCTTGTATAGCCTTTCACGGTGCCAAGTTCATTCTGCATGTCAAGCTCGGCCAAAAATGCGGGCTGGTTCTGTGCAGCGTTGTATTTCAGCGCCGCAATTACTTCCTGGTGACGCTCGGCCAACGTGGCTTTGCGTGTATGCAGGGCAAAATCAAGTGTGCGAATATCAATAGCGCTCGGCAGAATAATAATGGTGCTGAGGAATTCATCACTCTTCCGAAGTGCAAGTTCATCGTCAAGTCCCGGTGCGAATTCCGCTGCATAAAGTGCTGTCGTTCCGATTAGGCATAGCGCCAGAAGCAAATACTTGGAACAGGTTTTCATGTTGCTTTCACCTACAGTTACACATGTTCAAGGCACCTCACGAGAGAGGGTATCATTGTAATTTACGCTCATTCTTCCGGCAAGGCAAGTGAAATATTCGACTTTCAAAACTGACCCCGCCATGCCTCCCGAGCTTCATCCCGGGTGTCCTAAGTTCAATGCCAATTCAATCTAAGGTAATTGTGAACATATGTTTATGTAAATATGCAGTTTTTGAAACAAAATGTTAATTCATTAGTTCAAATATTGTACATCAGATGCAGCATTTGTTTTGGATTTCCCCCAAAGCAAAGCGGGCCACCTGATTGGGTGACCCGCTTGAACTTACAAGTCAGTCAGACGAAGCACCCGCGCAAACGCCTTGGGTGCAGCGTCCGCGTTGATTACTTGACAAGCAGCATCTTCTTCGTAGCGGTGAACTCGTTGCCGATCTTCACCGTGTAGAAGTACAGACCGCTGGTCAGATTCGATGCGTCGAAGCTGACCGTGTGACGCCCGGCCGACTGAATTCCATCCACAAGTTTCCCCACAACCTGTCCGGCAATGTTGTAAACGACGAGATTTACCATACCCGATTCAACCACGTCATAACTGATATTCGTGCTCGGGTTAAACGGATTAGGATAATTCTGATGCAACGCGTATTCCGTGACAACTGCGGAGGAGGACAACGGCGTCACTTCTGCCACTGTGTTCCATGCCTCTATCGATCCGGAAATGTCTATTACTTCGAGGCTGTAGATGTATGTTCGCCCGTTCACAACATTCTCGTCCAAGAAGGAATAGGTGGAACCAGTAGAACTGTTAGTTCCACCGACGGTGTAAACGGACTGTCCGTCGCGTAGCAGTCGGAAGTAGTCAATCTCGGATTCTGATGCGGTACCCCATTGGATCAGCGCGGCGTTGTCACGCGGCTGGGCCTCAAAGAACGACTCGACAAATCCGATGTTGAAATCAAAATAGTCGCACAGGCAAACGCAGCAATTCAGATATCCCGGATAAATCCAGTTGCACCAGTAACCGTTCAATTCGTCATACATCCACGCGTCATTGTCAAATGTAAAGGGACCAGTCGGACACTCACTATTGCAGTCCCCTGCATCGTGCGAACAACCCGGCAGTACTATTGCGGCTGGGTAAACGCCGTCCTCAAACGGACCGTAGCAAATTTGCACAGGTGTATCCGCGCAGAGCGACAAACAAGTGTAGTGCGGCCCGTCAGCCCAGTAGTCCCAGCCGTTAATCACCTCAAAGAAGATGTACGAAGGTTCGTCGCATGGGCCGGTCGTCATGAATGTGTCTTGCAGACAGATGCAACCGTCAGTATTGCCCGGGTAGATCC includes these proteins:
- a CDS encoding S8 family serine peptidase; the protein is MKTCSKYLLLALCLIGTTALYAAEFAPGLDDELALRKSDEFLSTIIILPSAIDIRTLDFALHTRKATLAERHQEVIAALKYNAAQNQPAFLAELDMQNELGTVKGYTSYWIDNLVVVYAQKSYIESLRERGDIEYVTLNFKPELFEPIRSENGSVRPPRRNPLDNETTTPDQDAIGTTRVNRELGITGQGVLVANCDTGVDGNHPALASRWRGLTAPAAECWRDALGSAPNFPSDGNGHGTHVMGTITGRAISGNDTNTVGGAPNALWIATNSINQGTGTNFDNDIIADYQWFADPDGDPGSLDDVPDAIQNSWGVNQNFSGYTQCDTRWNTFILNCEAVGPVISWSAGNEGSSGHRTPAIHSINAYQIFSVGAVDAQDGLPPYPIASFSSLGPTPCVPAVPDNFKPEISAPGVNVYSSVPGGGYDGSYSGTSMAGPHVAGVVALMREACPNCDHITIKEAIMQTALDQGPAGQDNTYGYGVIQAYEAVLAVSNLGRIGGVVTDGANPLSGVRAKILSGPNFAMTDANGQYYLALASGTYDVEFFKIGFAPDTVFDINVTVGDTVIVNAQLTALTPVNFISESFEAGAPGWTHDAPASWVDNWHISTERANTGANSYKCGDTGTGNYANLCDSRLTSPVMTNLPAYAQLSFVTQITSETSTAYPDSAYDGGMVEISVDGGAWTHVTPTPSYNKAFRYSAGGGNPYSGPVPGVGCLAGSIATWTQYTLDLSAYEGQDVQLRFRFGSDAGANQEGWYVDDVTGVGYSNSVVSAPTSLTIVYDADNNELDFAWEGTAPMFRLLSSETFDGPYATIEATTASNSVSIPVSVYDQRYFVVVATDGTLMSAPSRPIGLNGR